Proteins from a single region of Aquirhabdus parva:
- a CDS encoding MetQ/NlpA family ABC transporter substrate-binding protein translates to MTNSSSPSTKRKKNIIYGVIVVVILIVAAAFYKIHHQSHQVLKIGITSSFAHQFEVAAEEAKKEGLNVEIIEFSDWNTPNLTLEHGDIDANYFQHQPFLTNAIKEGHLHLKPYAIGNVSNVGLYSKKYDRLDALPAHSTIAIPNDPVNQGRALLLLQQGHLIKLNPDAGYLAGLHDITDNPKQFKFVEVEGVQLARALSDVDLAFGYPHYLVVSKAFDPNKALLFDDIKNSNLYAIQFVVNDKFNDDGRLKKFVEIYRTSPVVKAALDHDFGKLYHPAW, encoded by the coding sequence GCTGCATTTTATAAAATTCATCATCAATCTCATCAAGTCTTGAAAATTGGTATTACCTCCTCTTTTGCGCATCAATTTGAAGTTGCTGCGGAAGAAGCCAAGAAGGAAGGACTCAATGTTGAAATTATTGAGTTCTCCGATTGGAATACCCCTAACTTGACGCTTGAACATGGTGATATCGATGCCAACTATTTCCAGCATCAACCCTTCCTCACCAACGCAATTAAAGAAGGTCATCTGCACCTAAAACCTTATGCGATTGGCAACGTCTCGAACGTCGGTTTATATTCCAAAAAATATGACCGTTTAGATGCGCTGCCTGCGCACTCAACCATTGCGATCCCGAATGATCCGGTCAATCAAGGACGTGCATTGTTGTTATTACAGCAAGGACATCTGATTAAGTTGAATCCTGATGCTGGTTATCTTGCGGGTTTACACGACATCACCGACAACCCCAAGCAATTCAAATTCGTCGAAGTGGAAGGCGTGCAACTGGCGCGCGCACTCAGCGATGTTGATCTGGCTTTTGGCTATCCACACTACCTCGTTGTGTCTAAGGCTTTTGATCCCAATAAGGCACTGTTATTTGATGATATTAAAAACAGTAACTTATATGCCATTCAGTTTGTGGTAAATGACAAATTTAACGATGATGGTCGCTTGAAAAAGTTTGTTGAGATATATCGCACCTCTCCTGTGGTTAAGGCCGCTTTAGATCATGACTTTGGCAAGCTTTATCACCCCGCATGGTAA
- a CDS encoding methionine ABC transporter permease: MPPYKIDLLLQSTIDTLVMVGVSALFVFFFGLILALILVTTDRQGIFAAPKVNALLGFVINTTRSIPFLILMVALIPLTRLIVGTSYGIWAAVVPLTIAAIPFFARIAEVSLREVDSTIIEAAQSLGSNRPRVIWHVLIPEALPGLVAGFTVTIVTMINSSAIAGAIGAGGLGDLAYRYGYQRFDGQMMLAVIVVLVIIVMVVQFLGDTLSRSLSH, from the coding sequence ATGCCACCCTATAAAATTGATCTTTTGTTACAAAGTACTATTGATACCTTGGTGATGGTGGGAGTCTCTGCATTATTCGTTTTCTTCTTCGGATTAATACTCGCGCTGATCCTAGTGACTACAGATCGGCAGGGCATCTTCGCTGCACCTAAAGTGAATGCACTGCTGGGTTTTGTGATTAATACCACCCGCTCCATTCCATTCTTGATTTTGATGGTCGCTCTCATTCCCTTGACGCGGTTAATTGTCGGGACAAGCTACGGGATCTGGGCAGCGGTCGTTCCCTTAACCATCGCCGCCATTCCCTTCTTTGCCAGAATTGCAGAGGTGAGCCTGCGTGAAGTGGATTCAACCATCATTGAGGCGGCTCAATCGCTCGGTAGTAACCGTCCGCGTGTGATTTGGCATGTCTTAATTCCAGAAGCGCTTCCCGGTCTGGTTGCAGGCTTTACTGTCACCATCGTCACGATGATTAATTCTTCTGCAATTGCGGGCGCTATCGGTGCGGGAGGGCTTGGAGACTTGGCGTACCGCTATGGGTATCAGCGCTTTGATGGACAAATGATGTTGGCAGTGATTGTGGTGCTGGTGATCATTGTGATGGTCGTGCAATTTTTGGGGGATACGCTGTCGCGAAGTTTAAGTCACTAA